The window TGGGCTTTGAGTAGGGCTTTGACTTTAACCTTTGAATTTTGACTTGGACCTTAAGTTGggcttttttcaatttttagggCTTTTGTCTTTTAAGCTTGATAGTAAGGGGGTGCTTACCTGTGGGTTTTGCTTGTGCAGCATGCCTCATCGTGGTAGGAATGATGTTGGCTCTTCTCGTCAGTCGGCCAATCCCTGTTTCGTGCCTCCTGAGGGTCGTCATTTATCTGATGTGGCCCGTGAGGGTGGTTCTCCTGCGATCCTAAGGGGTCGGGGAGTCAGGACCCACTGGCCAGACTGGTTCCATGACCCTCAGCCTCTATTTTTCAATGTGCTAGAGCGTACTCTATTTGCCAGTCTGTTCCAGGTTCCCTGAGCAAGAAAAACATGTCTCTTCTGTCGGCTTTGACGGAGCAATGGCATGCTGGGACTCATACATTTCATTTGCCCTTCGAAGAGTGGGGGATCACCCCATGCGATATCTATATGCAGCTGGGCCTTAGGTATGACAGGGGATCTGTCCCTTTTGAAAATGACCTCTCGATACCTTCTAAGGATGATTGGATGAGTTTGTTGGGAATGATGCCGGATGTTTCAAATTTTTTCGACCATCAGTTCAGGTTGCTCTGGCTGTTGTCGAACTTTGCCCGGCGTATCCCTGAAACCGAGGCCACAGCTATCATGAAGGCCCGTGCCCTGATACTATACACTATGGGGGCAATGATCTTCTGCCATGGGAATGAGCTGGTGAGTTCCCGTCTATTAACATTAGTGGCAGATATTACCTTCCCCACACCATACAATTGGAATGCGGCTCTCCTCGCCCATCTGTATGAAGGGTTGTACAAGGCCAACCGCTGCATCAGTAGGTCTCTAACTGGCTTTTATCTAGTCATTGAGGTATCCTTTGGATCTGACTCTTCACCTCTTTGGGATGATTGGAACCACTTTTTGACTGTGATCGCATGCAGGTTTGCTTTTTCGATCATTTCCCTCACTTGGCGCCCACTCTGATCGATCATTTGCCTCCTTTTCCCTGCATGATGCTGTGATACAAGGATAACCGCAGCCGCACGCATATGTTTTCTGATCTCGCTTGGAGGTCAAACATAGACGTCCTGGTCCCGGATGATGTAAGGCACTCAACCGTACCTTTGGTCGAACGCGGCCCTTGCTCCTGTCGCCTAGGAGGCTTTCCAGGCTTTGAAACAGCGTCGTATCCTGGAAGACCCTCGAGTGACGAAGTGGTACCTCGGTGAGAGGCTCTTTTGGCAGTTGGATGGGAGTTCGCTTGTCCCATTCAGTCCACCATCTAGTCCATCTGACTGAAGAGTTGTGCCTAAACGAGAGCTGACTGTTGCTTTGGAGGGTTTTGATGTTAGCACCTTCGTCGACCCAATGAGGGAGTACAGCTCCTGGTGTGAGCAGTATGGTATTGGTCCCATACTGTAGCCTGTTTATGCTCCCGGTGATGGCGCGCGCTTCGCCAGTGGAGGTCTTTTGGGTTCGCATGTCCGCCGAAAGGGTAGAGATGAATATATACCTGATGAAGACTACTAGTTTCTGTTGTATCTTATGATCCGTATGCTTATTTTGTACAATCCTTTCTTAGATATATAAAAAGCTTTTCTCGCCTATCTTTTCTGCCCTTGGACTCTGAAACATTGTTGTTGATGGCCCAAATAATTTTTTGAAGATGAATTGGGCTCCAGGGTCTCATAATTAGACCCTACCGTTAATTGCGTGTGATTGTGGGCTCGGGCGGTAGTTAGACTACCGCTGGtggtagtccgactaccgcccACTGACTTTTGTCGGTTCCCCTATTTTGTCAAGTGCAGCAGTGATACAGTGGTGTCAGTACCTGCAATGGTACTCCAAGTACCACCAGCGGTAATTCGATTACCGCCTCcgtccatcttttcttccagcgAACTCTTTTCTTCTCTATCTGCTTTCAAGAACCTCTCCTGGTTATTCTCTCCTTGCTCGGACCGTCCGATCATTCCCTTTTGTCCCCTTCCCTTCCTTTTGTCTCTTTTCTTTGTCCTCTTTAATCCTTTATCTCTTTGtccttcatttcttttttccttattaTGGCTGGATTTGGTGGAGCCCATATCAATGATGATGGTGTGGTAGGTGGGGACCCATTTATGGGTGTTGAAGGTGGTTGGATGGGGGTTAATGATGGAATAGTGGGCCCTCTTGAGGAAGTCCATGCTATTTATGGCATTGTTCCTCCCACTATTAATGGTGAAGATGAGATATGGCTAGGAGGATTTGATGGGTTGGATGGGCTTGGTGGATCCatgcttggtgggccattggatgttgggatggttggatcattggatggtatggatggtgTTGGAGGAATAGTGGATGGTCCGGATTTTGGTGGACAGCTTTTGGGTGTCAGAGATGCTATGTTGATGggagtggatggtgtgaatgggATGGATCGGGTTTAAATGGGTGGCGAGCCCCACCTTGGCAGTTCGAGCGGTTTTGATCTGACAGGTGATGGACTCCTGGTGGATGGCCTGGGTCAGATATTTGGTGCGGACTTCAAGGTAGTGATGGGACAGGCAgctattgtcagggattaaggtGCTGGTCCAGTCAGCTACTGGGATACTTTAAACGTTGCCGCTCTTGGGGCATGTGCTTTCCAGACTGCTCCTGATGTGGCGATCATAGGCAGctcgggcccacctgttgtagcTTTTCAGGGCACTCTACGGGATGCAATGGGTGAGTTTGGTTTCTTCCGTCACCATGAGATAGATCTGTTGGACGAGAGGATGCCCATCTTTGATGATTCTCCTATTGACCCGGGGTTCCAGATTGTAGAGGGCGTACCTGTTCAGACTTACCGATTATAGCCACACTGCACCTGTTCTGAGCGGTTGCATATCTAGATAGAGAGCTTAACCGAGTCTGAGATCTTTGAGCTAGGCTCTTTGGGTTTCCGGGAGGTTCTTCACTTTCACCAAGTTTTCCTAGATTGGCGATTGTTGAGTGCGGCTTCGTATGATTGGGTTCCAGCGTTGAACTTATTTTCTTTCAATGATTTAGAGCTAGGCCCATCTTTCGAGGAGTTTGCATGCCTTTCTGGTCTTCCTCTCGCTTGGGAGCCTTATGTTCCTTCATTTGAGCCAGTTCGTCCAACTGATCTGATTCCTTGGTTTGGGTTTCCATCTGCTTTTCCCACTGCAGAGGGTAGGGCTGGTGAGCTTTTGCTTGAGCTCATGTACGATTGTTGTTCTACGACCCGAGGAGGCCCTGGATCAGACCACCAGCTTCAGTGCTTGAATGCATTGATATTCTGTGTCTTGGTTGAGCTGCTTTTCTCAGGCTGGCAGCAGTCATCGCTGTGGTTTTACTAGATGTATTCCGCCACGTACTGTTCCATAGGAGCATTGTTTCTGTGGTGTTGGCGGAGCTCTTTTTGGGTTTGACCGATTGCTCTCTTGGTCACACTCGTATCCTCTGGGGCTGTTGTTCCTTCCTCCAAGTATCTTTCATTTTCActtttcttttactctgatgCTTGTTTGTGACTTTGAATTTGACTCATACCTCCATTCAGGTATGGCTGTGGGAGCACCTCTGTATGACCCCTCCGCTTATGTGGCCTACCTCTCATCGTGACAACGTGCTGTCTTTATTACTTAATGACCTACCTCTTAGTGCGGAAGCCACTGAATCATTATACCGTCATATGCTTTCTCAGCTCCAAGGGTGGGAGATTAGCTAGGAGGCTCCCTGGCTCTGTCGTACTCCTTTGATCTGTAGTGCAGCTCGCATTCATCTGTTGTTGCTGGGCCTCCGGAGATACTGTTCTTATCATCCTACTCGCTTTCTTCGGTAGTTTGGCTTCTGGTAGGATGTTCTTAACTtcacattttctagatttggacatGCTCCTCTTCCTTCCAGCTTGATCGCTCTGTATCGATGAGTCTAGATTTCCTAGCAGGGTTCTTTGGATGCGGAAGCTCTGGAGTTTGAGTCTTGGGCTCTACCCTTGGCGACAGTACCATACTAGCGATGGGTGGAAGAGTAGTTGCTTTATCGTCAGGTCCTTGGTTAGCACTTGATGGATGAGGCTGATGATCGAGACACGGTTGGCGATACTGCTTCGTCCTCCTCATGTGTTGTTGATTCATTGGAGGCATTTGAGGAGCAGTCGTTCATTGATCCGTCGTTTCTACTTGCGACACATGGCCATCTCATATCTAAGATTGTCATCCTTCGTCACTCTTGTGAGGACATGGCTCATCGACTAGCAGTAGGGAGGCGATACGATGAGAGTATGCTTGCCGCACATCGCTTGGAGAGGGATGAAGTCTTTTACCTGCGCATGGAGATAGAGAGGCTCAAGCAGAGGCTGTCGATGTACAAGTGATAGGGACTTACCTGGGGTCCTTGATCTGATTGGTTGCTTGTCCTGTAtggatggatatatatatatatatatatatatatatatatatatatatatacatatatattttcttattatttttgcaAGTAGGAAGACAAATGATGTAAAAGActtattgaaaagaaaaggattTTGTGTGTGTGTCAAAACTTGTGAATGCTAGCTCATATTTGaatttgtgctttggatgattgggatcataATATAGGGCTCAGCCCACGTTGTGTGTAGTAGTCTGGATTATGTACTATAGATCTTGGTTCCTTGAGAGTATGTCCAGGATCATGTCCTTTGGATTTGAGCAGAGTTTGATAGAACACTGATCCAAGGTTGGTCCTTTTCTTGTATTCCTTTGTTGTTGCCTTAACCTCTTCTGTACCTGCACTTTTTatgttgttttcatttttctagccatttttgcccgtagcgcccttttgggttttcatTACGACTGGCTTTCCCATCATTTTTGCCCGTAGCATCCTTTCATATTTTCGCTACGTCCCGGGTTTTTTTTATCTTACCTGTCCCATTGCAGCTGTGCTGTTTTTACCCTTGGCGCCTTTTcaagttttcaccaagtccgctacatgcccgctgtttttactcgagctgccctttcaggttttcaactCACCCTTTTTGCTTGGACatgtttttctctttctcttttttttaaagtgCCAGAAGAGATGGAGAGACTTCTTTCATAGCCGGCCACCTGGTTACCTTCCTGTCCTTGTCTTTGATCACAATCGCAAGCTATTTTTAGTCGGATTATTTGGGGATGGTcttattttcttctccttctcagtcttcttttttaggtttttctgtctttttcttctccttttttgtttttggtatatattttttttagtggGTACTAGCCTCTTCTATGATGGGAGAAATGACGGGTACTcttcttttttgttgtttttgtacTGGGCAGGAAGAAAGATGGATATCTTTTGGTGGGAGGAGCGATGGGGTTTTTTTTGTGGGAGGGGTATTGGATACAGCTTTGCAATTGTACTCATTGACAAGGTTAGGTATAGTTACCCATGATAGATTTTCATGTTGTCGGCGTTGATGGGCTCGAGGAGATCTCCTCTCAAACTAGTGAGCCAGAGGGCACTTCCTGGGAGTACTTTTCGAATGATCAGCGGTCCGTCCCatgagggtttgaactttcctctagGAACTGGTAAGTGTGGCGGTAGGATACACTTCATGACCATGTCGCCGACTTTTAAACTTCTTTTTcggaccctcttgttgtaggcccGTGCAATCCTTCTTTGGTAGCACTGTGAGTGGCTCAACGCACGCATGGGCTTTTCGTCTGCCAGGTGCAGTTGATCGTATCTTGCTTGTTGCCACTTCCCTTCCTTAACTTCGCTTTCCAACAATACTCAGAGTGATGAGATTTTGATTTCGACCGGTAGCACCGCTTCCATTCCGTATACAAGTTCGTATGACGTTGCGACTATAGCAGACCGTACATATGTCCGATAGGCCCAGAGTGCATATGGGAGCATTTTTTACCAGTCATGATATGTCTTGACCATTTTTTCCAATATGTGGATGATAGTTTTGTTTGCagcttcgaccccaccattcatctgAGGATGGTAGGGACTTGACCAATGAcgttgaatcttgaacttgtcgAGGAAGTCGCCCATCCTTTTGTTGATGAATGGAGTTTtgttgtctgtaataatggcctGAGGGATCCCATATCGGCTGATGATATTGTTTTTCATAAACTTGACTACATGAGATGCtgcgatggtggtgtaggatgctacctctatccacttggtgaaataatctactgccaccaggatgtattcatgcctatttgaagctttggggttgaCTTTACTGATGATGTCAAGTCCCCAGATAGAATAGGGCCATGGTGTCGTCAGGTTGTAAAGTTTGGAAACAAGCGCATGGATATGGTTCGCATGCTCCTGACATTTGAAGCACTTCTTGAAGTGTTTACAGCAATCTGTCTCCATCGTTAGCCAATAGTATCCGAGCCGTAAGATCTTTTTTGCCATCATATGTCCATTCATGTGTTTGTCATatagtccttcgtggatttctgacatgatctAGGAGGCTTATGTTTCATCCACGCAGCAAAGAAGGACTAGGTTAAAGGATTGCTTGTAGAGGATGCCCCCGGTGATCGTGAACTGGGCTGCTAGCCATTGGATAGTGAGACGATTAGTTGATGTCGATCCTTTCGGGTACTTCTGATGCTCGAGATATCCTTTGATGTTTGTGTACCATGACTGATCATTCGAGGAGGTTTCAGCTTTGTCTATCTGCAAGCAAAATGCGGGTTCCTCTTGGAGTTCGACAGTGAGCTCCCATTTAGCAACTCCTTCTGGGATCTCCAGCATTGAGGCAAGGGTAGCCAGAGAGTCCGCAAACTGGTTCTTGGTtcggggcatgtaagagaatgtgatctcTTCGAATTCCTCGGTTAGATTCTCCAGATAGACGTGATAGGGGATCAACATTTCATCCTTGGTCTTCCAGTCGCCATTTGTCTGATTCATGATGAGCTGTGAATCTCCGAAGACTCGCAACTTCTTCAcgttgaggatgatggcttctctcAGACCagcaatacatgcttcatattcagctACATTGTTGGTGCATTGAAATGCCAATCGCCTGGATATGGGAATTGGGACGTCATCGGGAGAGTAGAGTAtggcacctactccactctcttttgagtttacggctccgtcgaagaagagtgtccacactcctgcctttcttttttcttcttcctcaattaAGAGGATGTCTTcatcagggaagaaggtcttcaacTGTTGGTAATCAGGCAGAGAGTGTACTGTTAGGTGGTCGGCTAGTGCTTGCACCTTGATTGCCTTctaagtgacataggtgatgtcgaatTTGGGAAGCAGTAGTTGCCATTTTGCTATCCTACCCATTAGTACTAGTTTTTTGAACAAGTACTTCAACGGGTCCATGGGAGGAGCAATAGGATTGGGTAAGTGATCATGTACTGTCGTAGCCATTACATTGCCTAAACTAGGGCGAGGCACATTTTCTCTAAGCTGGAGTACTTGGCTTCGTAGCTTGTGAACCGTCAGCTTAAATAGTAGATTGCTTACTCCTTTCTTCTTGTGTCATCATGTTGGCCAAGGACGCATCCGATTGCTTCTATTGCGGCAGAGATATACTACAATAGTGACCTACCTAGGGCAGGTGGCATGAGCATTGGAGGATTTAGCAGGTACTTCTTAATTTTATCAAAGGCCGTTTGACAGtcgtcattccattcctttggcaAATTCTTCCGtagaagcttgaatatgggctcacagattGGTGTGAGCTGTGCAATGAATCGGCTAATATACTGGATCCTTCCGAGGAAACCCCGAATTTCTTTTTCAATACGGGGCGGTGGCATTTCAATGATTGTCTTGGTCTTGGTCCCTTCCACTCGTATGCCATCTTTGCTGACGATAAAGCTTAACAATTTGCCTCCGATTGTGCCGAAGACACACTTTTACGAGTTAAGGCGGACCTTGAACTTATTCAACCTATCGAAAagcttcttgaggtcttcaaaatgtcctTCGATTGTGCGAGATTTGACGATCATATCGTCCGCATAGACtttcatttccttgtttatcatgttgtggaacaaggcagtcatggctTGCTGATATGTGTCTCCCGCATTCTTCAACCCGAAAGGCATAACCCGGTAGCAGAAAGTTCCCCACGGTGTAATGAAAGAAGTCTTCTCTCGATCtttgatggccatcttgatctgattgtagcccgagaagccgtccatgaaggagaagatcttgtgtccagcagtattatctaccagtgtgtCGATGTGAGGCAAAGAGAAATCATCTTTAGGACTCgctttgttgaggtccctaaagtcgATATACATCCTGACTTTGTCGTCCTTCTTAAGAACTGGTACACTATTTGGAGCCATTCCGGAtagttggagactaccaagaACCCTgcgttgtattgcttgatgacttcatcatgaACCTTCAAGGCCCCTTCTGGTTTCATTCTTTGTAGCTTCTGCTTAATAGGCTTCATGTCTAGCTTTGTAGGCAAGTGGTGTACTGCCAAGTCTTCATCGAGCCTGGCATGTCCTCATAAGAGAAAACAAAGTTAAACAACCTCAATCTCAGGAATTTCATCATCCTTTGCTTGTATTCCAAAGACAGTGATCTATCGATGTACACTTCTCTGGGGAGTTGCAttgatcccaagttcacaattttgAAGTCATCTGCCACGACGTTGGCCTTCGTTTTGAACCTTTCGAGGGAATCCTCGAGTTCGAGagttgtatcatcatttccctcatccagggcttcatccaaacccatgagctcgaagtccaactctagatcgaaatcgtaTGGGTCGACCTCGAACTCTGGTGCTGCGTGTGAAGTGTTTGGCACagtaatttttgaaagtttttctgttgttttgtgattttgagaaattttgatgtTTTTGTGCTTTTTGGAATAtatgatgtttttgtgttttgaaggtttt is drawn from Magnolia sinica isolate HGM2019 chromosome 5, MsV1, whole genome shotgun sequence and contains these coding sequences:
- the LOC131247025 gene encoding uncharacterized protein LOC131247025; this translates as MPPPRIEKEIRGFLGRIQYISRFIAQLTPICEPIFKLLRKNLPKEWNDDCQTAFDKIKKYLLNPPMLMPPALAEYEACIAGLREAIILNVKKLRVFGDSQLIMNQTNGDWKTKDEMLIPYHVYLENLTEEFEEITFSYMPRTKNQFADSLATLASMLEIPEGVAKWELTVELQEEPAFCLQIDKAETSSNDQSWYTNIKGYLEHQKYPKGSTSTNRLTIQWLAAQFTITGGILYKQSFNLVLLCCVDET